The following DNA comes from Vicugna pacos chromosome 13, VicPac4, whole genome shotgun sequence.
GGGGACACATGGCAGCCCGTGGAAAGGCCCTTGATTACCGTGACCGCAGCCAAGCCTGGGCCCCACCTGGGTGGGTGGAGGTCTGTGGATGGGGACACGCCCTAGGAGACCCACACACTGCAGCCCCTCGCATCCTGAGGCTGCAACCAGGGAGAACTGGGCAGCCGTGCAGGCCTGTCCAGAGGACCTGGGGCTGGCTGAGTCCGTGGCTTCAGGTGCCTGGCAGCGCCAGCTCTGCCTCCTGGCCTGCATCTACTGAGCGGCTAGGCTCAGCAGGTGGACAGGTGAAAGGCTCCTGGTCCCGGGTGAGTCTCACTCCTGGGGCAGCACAGACCCAGGGACATCCAGGCACACAGGGGAAGGCCAGGGAAGGCGAGACTACGGGGCAGGGGCGGTTGGTCGGTGATCTGAACTGGCCTCCCTGAGGGGTGACATCTGAGTGAATAAGGGATGGGGAGGCCTGAGGTAGGGGACACATGAGATGGGCAGTGGGGGTGAGCAGGGGacggggagggcagaggaggctgcagccaggagcaggggtgaggggcctgagggtggggaggtggtgggggaCAGGCAGCAGGGCCAAGCACAGCCCAGGACATGATGGCTCGGGCCCCTGggtgccctgctccctcctcctgctctAAGTGCCAGGCTGGGTGGGCCCTGGCTTTCCTGCTGGCCCCCAGCAGCCCCACTGCTCAGAGCTGGGTTGGAGGTGAAGCAGGAGGCAGCATCCATCACCCCCACCCAGATGATGTCAGCATCCTGGGGGCTGCTGCGTTGTCCCCTCCCCATTTCCCTTGACCTGGACCTAGCAAGGTTCTTTGGGCACAGCTCCCTGCAGAGAACCAGACCCCTCAGGGTTGCGGCTCTTCCAACAGGAGGGATCTTTAAGCCTGAACATTTCGATTTTTGTCACGTGCACATGAAGCTGGGGTCCCGAGACCAGAACTGTGGTGACACtcagggggcagggaagggagaaCGTGGGGACGAGTCGGAGCTGGCCGTGCGCACAGGGACAGGAGGGGCAGCTGGGCAGCTGGTCTCCCAGCTCCAAGCTGCACACCAGCCTGCAAGGCGGGGCCCGGGGTGTACCTCTGGGCTCACTTGAGGGGAGCCTCCCCCCTTTCTGTCCCACCTCTCCTCTGGAAGCTACGTATGCTGGGTGAACCCCTGgcccccactgcacccagatccTGCACTGGTCCTGCCAACTCTGCCACACCAGGTGGACCCAGACTTTGGGGGGTctgggggttagggttagggtagatAGTGTGGCCCCAGCTGTGGCTGTGTGGTGACCCCAGCAGTGCAGTGACACAGAACCAAGCCCGCCCCCTCCACCTGGGCTGTCCTGAGGGCACAGCCTCCTCCAGTCTCTCCGCCCTATGTTTCTATTCTATTGATTAGTGATGTAGTATCTGCTTTTAAACTAAGCCTTTAGTTTTGAGATAATTGTACGTTCACAAGCAGGCGTGAGACACTGCAGGGAGGTCCTgtgcgcccctcccccaggcttcCCCCAACCTACAGGACAGTATCACAACCAGGCCCCGGACAGTCAGGACAAGTGCAGGACATTTCTACCCCCACAAGgagccaccccctccctccttgAGCCCTGGCAGCATAATCTGACCCTCACCTCTGTGACCATCAGTCCAAGAACgtcacagaaatagaaagacaCGGCACATAAACTCCCGGGATTGTCCTGGGTCCTCGGCTGAGGCCTTGGACTCTCACGTCTCCATCATGCTGGTCCTCACACAGCCTGCGGTCTCTCCCCAAACCTGCTTTCTCCGCCAAtcttgggggcagggaagggcaggACCAGtgtgcccaggaggagagggccccacccagctccctgtgggCTGTGTGCCCCACGAGGTGACCCCCGCCTGCTCTAGCTCTGATGGCTACTTAAGGAGAGAGACTGATTTGTCCTGTATCCTAAACTCCCCACTAGAAGCCGGTTCTGTGCTCTGACATCCCATCTCCTGCGAGCCTGCCGTCTTCTGAACCCTGGGctgcctgggctctgcctctctGTCCACAGGCCACACACACCAGACAGCGTGGACCTTGTGGTGCAGGTGGGAGGTGCAGACCAGGAGggctgcctgggggaggggccaTAGGAAGGGACAGTGCCAGGAAGCACGGAGGGTGAGGGTTTGGCACCCTGGCTGAGAGAATCTACCAGACAGGAACAGGGGCAGGAGcagagaggcagaggctggaggagagCAGACTCCACCCAGGCCAGCGGCAGGCTGGGCTCTGTGAAGGCCACGTGCGGCCTGTCCACAGACTCCAGGACCACTGATAAGGGGTGGCCTTCGGTCCCTCTAGGAAGGGGCCCCACTTTCAGCTCCGAAGTGCTGTCTGAATCCTGACGTCGCGTCAACCGCAGGTGCGTGGTCAGCTTGGGGCACGTCtgttgttttaaaacattatgctTTAGGCCGAACAATATGACGTTTCTAATCCTGTTGGTCAAAAATGGTTGCACGTTGGCACTTTCACGTGGTTCAACTAAATGTTACAGCTCACGagtgcccagcccctcccccagacaGGTGCCTGGAATGTTAAGATTTTTACCAGGAGTCTCAGACACTGGTGCCATGTGTTCCATGGCACTCACTCTCTGGCAGGACTGGGTGCTGGGCAGGGATCTGAGCATCCACCCTTAGCTCGAACGTCGGCTCTGCCCTGGCCACCTTGGCCTCGGCAAATTGTGCCACGTCTCCCAGAGCCTTCCCCTGTTCTGAAAAGTGGACTCGTGCGCACATCAGCTCCTCTGATGGTCTGAGGTTCAGACGAGATGTCCCAGGCAGATGGTCAATGGGAACTGGGTCCTGCTGTGGTCAGCATCCCTCAGGAACCTGTCCCTACCCAGGGGGGTGCAGGGCCCTGGTCTGCTTGCCCTGGTGTCTCCAAACCTGGATCCTCTACCGAGTCCTTGTCTTGCAGCGCGGTCAGTCCTGGCGCAAGGCTCACACTCACCTCATAATCAGGGCTGTCAGGTCTTGGGGCCTCTGCCTCAAGCCAGAAGAGTCACAAGCAGGTTACAAGCCACCCCTCTTCTTTCCAGCCCGAGGCCCCGAGATCTGGATATTCCGCTACATTTAGACAAAAATAACCAAACCTGCTGATGTGGGCTGACTGTTCCCCCAAATTCAGATGGAGGGAATTCGCCCAGACCCAGGGTGCGGTTGTGTCTGGATCAGGGACGGGTGGGGCTGCATGGTGGGATCAGTGTCCTGACAAGAAGGGACGTCAGAGAGCTTGCCCTGGCTCTCCCTGCACCATGAGCACAGCCGGATGGCGGCTGGTGCGCCTGGAAAGGCCCTCACTGGGCCCCGACCACACTGGCACCTTGCCCGCAGACGCCCAGCGCCCAGAGCcacgagagagacagagacagacgtctgctgtttaagccacctgaTCTGCAGTGTTGTCCCGGCCGCCCGAGCTGACCAAGACACCACGGCCTGAGAAGGTACAAGAACGGCAGTGAATAGGGAAATCAGAAGCTTGTACCCTCTCGTTCCCACTGTCCCGGAACTGCAGACACACACATAACGGTGGCACAGCCTGGTGACCCAGCCAGAAAGTCCAACTGGAGCCAGAGTGAAGGTGCATGCGCTCTCACACCGCTGGCCTGAGGGGCTCCTGATCATCCCAGAGCCACTTTATTTTACTTCTGTGATGACCACAGCACTCACTGTTCACGtttaatgggggaaaaaaaaggcagccCCAACCTTCTGGGGACGTGCTAGGGTGCCATGAATGCCCTGTCTCCAAGGGGACATGCTGCAGCAACGCTGTCTCAAGGCAGACTTTGGGAAACCTTGTTAATACTTCCCAAGGTTCAATTTCCGGGACTGGGGCCCAGAGTCTAAAATAACAGACTAGCAagtgagaaacacttactccatGTGGCCACAAGGAAGCTGTCAAGGAAAGTCTTTTCAGATACTGAGACAGTGAGATCGCCTTCAGTGCAAACAGGAGAGAAGCAGATGCTTTAAATGCTTGCATGTCTCAACACTTCAGCAGCCAGTGGTCTACAACTCAGGCTGTAAAAACATATTAAGCCACAAGTCCAAGTTCTGATAGAAAAGTTTtctcttaaataatttaaaacacatACAGACCTACGCACCCCCAACGTGAACTCTCATCATCACAAATTTACAAAGCTTGTGAATAAACTGCAGGTCAGTGCTGAGTTACGTGCACCATTCCACCCCAGGGCAGCACACAGACCGAAACGCCACGAATGCTGGTTCACACAAAGTGGAGCTAAATCCTAGACAGACGTGTGACAGCAATACCAACAGGAGACACAGGGTTGGCTGACTTGACCAAACAGAATGACAGCCATCTCCAGTAAAGCCGGTGGGTCCAAGTGCCAGGGCTCTGGGTCAGTCTGCGGCAGTCACAGTTCTCAGCACAGACCGATTTCCTAGGGGGGTGGTCAGCACAATGGATGCAGGACATGACACTGTCCCACCACAGAAAGTGTCAGAAATTCTTCTTTGGGGTCAGGTCCTGCAACTCCGGTCAGCTACAGCCTCTGGCTCCTTAGCCCTGACTCAGGAGAGGACAGTGAATGGACAGGTCTCCGTTGGGGCTGTCTGCTGGCGCTCCCACAGCCAGGCTGCTCCCTAATCCAGGCAATGTCCAAATGCAGGACAGGACCCTTCTACCAGGACATGACGCTAGCTCCGGCCTGCCCTAGGGGTCTCCCAGACCTGTGCTTGACTAGGCTGCCACGTATGGACATGGAGGCGGACTCCTGGGTGAAGACTGGAGCTGGGGCCTAGGAGTTATCCACCGCTGCTTGGCATCCACCCAAAGGCCCATGGCAGATGGGTAGCCCAGGTCCTCTAGAGGGCTGCCTTCATCCTCACAGCTAGCCAGAAGCTGTGGGCTTTGCCAGTGTAAGGCCGTGGGAGGCCATGTCAGCTGCTGCCCCACAGACCCCCCAGTGACTCTGTCCTGGCCTCCCCTGCACCCTCACATGCAGCAGGACTGCGTGCAGGCCGGGAGCCCTGCCATCCCGGGTGCGCGGGCCGGCTCAGGGCGGTGGTCAGGGGATGCCCTCCTTCCTCTGGCAGCACTGTGAGGGCGGTGCCGACCAGTCGTAGACATAGGACAAGCGCAGCTGTACCTCCCGCTTGCACAGGCGGCCCTCGCGCGCCAGCGTCTGGTGCTTCTCCAGCATGTCCTCCAGGCTCTGCTTGTGCGTCACCAGGTACTGGTTGCTGCAGCCACGGGACTTGTACTCGGTGTCGAAGCGAGGGTCGTGCTCCCGCTGCACGTCCACCGGCGCCAGCCAGGCGCCCAGAGACACGTCCTCGCTGTGCCAGGCGCGCAGGTACTCGCGGCTGAGGCGCAGGTAGTGCACGAGGTCGGCGGAGAGCACATAGCCGCCGCCCAGCGCGTAGGGCAGGTAGTAGTCGCAGAGCTGCCAGGCGGCCTCGCGCCAGCGGCCCCCTGGCCGGACACGGCCTCGGCCGGAGAAGAAGCCCCAGTAGAGGCGGCGGCGGCGTGCGGGTTCGCGGACGCGCAGCTCCGCCAGCAGCGCGTCCAGCCGCGCGAACGAGTCGTCGTCCGCCTTGAGTACGAACTCAAAGGCCACGTGCTCATCCAGCCAGGCCAGCATGGCCAGCACCTTGGCCGTGAGGTTCTCGTACGCGTCGCGCAGCgcgggcagcagcagcaggtcgCCGTGCTGCTCCTGCTCGCGCTCCAGGGCGCGCCGCTCCTCGGCGCCTAGCCCGCCGGTGCCCACGACGAAGCGCGCCCACACGTCCCCGGGGCCGCCGCGCCGCGCCCCCAGCCACGTGCTGCGGACCACGCTCCGTCGTTCCGCCGCCCGCGGCGCGCTGGCCACCAGCACGGCCAGGAAGGCGGTGGCGTGCGCGGGCGCGGCAGGCGCAGCAGGCGCGGCGGGCGCGGCGCAACGCGCCAGGTAGAGCAGCGCGGCGCCGCCCAACGCCAGGCCACCCAGGCCCAGCGCCGTCCGGTGCCGCCACGCGAGCCTCAGCAGCTTCATGGCGCGGGGAGCGCCGCGGACCGAGGCCGCGCGCGGGGAGCGCCGGGGCCGCGCCTTCGGGCCACGTGGTTCCGCGCGCGCTCCTCATTGGCCGCCCAGGAGGGCGTTGCGGCCGCTTCCGCCCGGGGGCAAGATGGCGGCGCAGGCGTCGGCACAGGGAGGCCGCGCCAGCTCGCGCCGCCCCGCGGCCCGCCTCTTCCCGGAAGAAAGATGGCCGCGGCCTAGCGGAGGCCCGGGGAAGGCGTCGCGGGCCCTCGGGCGGCGCTCGGCGGATCCTGGACGAGGAGGAGGGAGGCCGGTGAGTGAGGGCCCCGGGAGGTGACGGCAGATGCCCGGCCCCGGGGCGGCGGGAAGGCGGAGCGCGGGCCGACGGGGGCTTCCGGCCTGGCCCCGGTGTCCACACCGCCGGGCCCCTCGGATGCCGCTGTCGGGGGTCGGTGGAGCCGGTGTCGGCGACGTGCGCTCTGTGCCATCTGTACAGGGCGGGCCGCGGCCCCTCGTAGCCGGGTTTGGTGGAGGTCTGAAAGCGCGCGCAAGCCTGTGACAGCTGGTTCAGCCGGTGGCAGTCGTTAGAACGCCGTGTGCGACTCCTAAAGCCTGTGACGGAGCTTTTAGGAAACGCGTTTGCGCTTTTCGACGACAGCAGTCTTACTAGTTTCCCCAGAACGGACACCGAGGATGGTCGGGAAGTATTGCCTCCACTTAGGCTAGGAGTCCTAGGTGGGGTCCCATGTCAACAGGGCAGAGCCTGCTCTGAAATCCCACCAGGGGCAGGAAGCGGGCAACTGACCGAGGTCCACTGACCCAGGTCCTCAGCCGTGCTGCTCTGCGTGTGTTGCGAAGCTAAATAAACGTGAACGGAGAAAAGGGAGTTTGCTTGGCTTCGTGATATGTATTATTTTGGCGGAGCCTCCAACAGGCCTCCACGAGAGGAGTTACCAGTTGTCTTGGGGTTACTTCTTGTGCAAAGCATCGTGTAGATAACATTTCCTGCACTACCCAGCAAGAAGGTAAGTAGAATCGAGGATTGACTATTCTTTCAAAAAGCAAAGCACAGTCTGTTGGACATGAGACGTGTTTTTATGGCCACGGTCATGGGGTGGCATTGAGGCTGGGAGGAAGCTGTCCTGGTTTGCTCCAGGATTCGGGAACGTGCACATTGGAGTGGGGCAGAAACGCCCGGCTTTGTTCCCTCAGTTTTGTTGAGTGCTTGCTGTGTGGGGAGTGTGGCAGGTGCTGGCACGGTGCCCACAGAGGAGGACAAGTGGGAATTTCAGTAAAGGTGGTCCAGGGGATGGTTACGAGAGCATAGGTGGTGGGTTCTAGTGGGTGCGGGTAGGTTGCAGGCCCTCACGGACGTGGAAGGAGGGACATAAGGCAGCCCTTCGTGAGAGAGTTTCTCCCTCAAAGGAACAGGCCAGCTGAGCTGGGAGAACAGGGTTCGACAGGCCCAGAGGACCGACGTGTGATGGTGTCCACCTGCCAGGGGTGATGTGGGTcaggggcaggcaggggaggAAAGAGGCATCAAAAAAGCAAGTGATGGCCACCAGCCAGGAAGAGCCCTTGTCCTGGCCCCCGGTGTGGTGTGATGGCTGTGCTGCCGACCAGCATGGGAGTCTGTTTTGCTTGTTGGAGGGCACTGTGGTTCTGgaatccctgggcctcagtttggcTGCAGACAGCACCCTGACCTGGGGTGAGTGTTTCCAAGCCACCCTCTTCGGGCCCTGGGTGCCAGGGGCCTGCCagaggaggtggggcctctgcGGACCTGACACGGCCAGCGGGTGTTTGCCAGGTGGATAGGCTCCAACAGAAACATGTTAGGGAAGGAAGGAGCTGCACTTCCCTTTTCAGTGATCCGTAAAGTGTGAAGGTCTCTGAGAGGCCCCGTGGGGATTGGGGAGGAAACCTGGAGAAGgagccccagggctgggctggggtcgggggtgaggggaggcaggCTGGCCCAGGTGGGAGAGCGCATGTGGGAGAGGCTGGGTGGCCCAGGTCCCTGACGTGGACAGAGAGGGGCCTCTTTCTTTTACCGCCAGGCCCAGGCACACCCAGGGTGACAGACTTCCCGGGCATTCAGGCCTTCTCAGTGTTCCTGCACGAACATGAGCAAGGATGCGTGTCTGTGTACACGTGTAGGGGTGTGTGTACGTGTAAATACATGCCtgcatgtgtgcatatgtgtatgcatgcacacgagtgtgtgtgtgcatgcatgcacgtGCTGTGtccacttgtgtgtgtgtgcacagggggCTTGGAGATGGGGAGTAGGAGGGGTGGTGAGCGAGCTTGCTGGGGTCAGCTTCAATGCCAGGAGGGACGGAAGCAGACAGTACTTGGAACAGCCGCCGTGGGCCTTGGGAAGGGGCAGGGTTCGTGGTGCAGGGCGTGCCTTGAGATGGGGCACCATCGTCTGAGTAGGAGGGCGGGCGCTGGAGCAAGGAGAAGTGGCGTGCCCTGCGCGGGTCCTGGGCACCAGGGACTCCTGTGTCTCCATGTGAAGTACCTGCTGGGGCAGCTCCATAAAGCGACAGCTGTGTCTGCTTTGTAGACGTTAACTCTGGTCGGGCTGCGGCAGCCTGGGGCTATTGGCTCACAGCTGCAGTGATGGCACCCAGCCTTCTGCCCACCTGGCAGTGGGCCTCACTGCCTCActtgcctctcccctctctccccagctcctggcgACACTTGCAGGCTGTCCTGCAGCACAGACCTCGGCGGCCATGGCGTCCAGGCCGGCTCCCCTCTGCGGCCTGGTTCCTTGCTGCCTCTGGCTCCTGGGGGTCTTCTTCCTGGTGGACGTGTCTGCCCGGCCTGCCAACCACTCATCTGCTAGAGAGAGAGCAGGTAACAGGGAGGAAAATGAGATCCTGCCCCCGGACCACCTGAACGGGGTGAAGCTGGAGATGGACGGGCACCTGAACAAGGACTTCCACCAGGAGGTGTTCCTGGGGAAGGATACAAAGGGGTTCGAGGACGATGCAGAGCCTCGGAGGAGCCGGAGGAAGCTGATGGTCATCTTCTCCAAGTAGGAATCGGGTGGGGGCTGCGGGGTGTGCGGGGCGGCTGGCATTGGTCGCCCTGTCGGTCCAGGCCCGGCTCCACGGAGCACAGAGATGACAGCCCTACTTGTGATATGCCGTGGAGGCAGTGCTGTGACAGCTGCTCTGGGAAAGTTTGCCACGTTTGAGCTGTGGAACGTGCAGCCTGTGCTGCGCCCTGTGTCAGGAGGGACTCGGAGGGCCTGGCTGCCCTGCAGTCCCCACGGCCTTGCAGCTTGGAGGGCTGTGGGCTGGCCTGGAGGAGCGCCCGTCTCCAGCCAGGGCCCTGCTGGTCGTGGGGCTGTCGCAGCACCAGCCAGGCTGCCTGGCGGGCGGCCAGGACCTGGAGGTGCGCGGAGTCCGCAGGCCACGTGCTTGTGTAGCTGGTTAGGGCACGTGTGCCGTTGGCTCTGCTGGCGAGTCTGCCCGCTCCTGTGAATGCGTACGTGGAGCCTGCACTGTTCTGCTGACCTGGAGCCCAGGGCAGGTTGCAGCGGGTGGAGCAGGAAGCAGGGCCCACAGAGCAAGGGAGCTTGCGGCGGGCAGGCTGCCCTGTGCAGGTGGTGGGGAAGGCGTGGGTCTGGTCTGGGAGCACAGGGCAGAGGCCCTCCAGGTGGGGCCAGATGCTGACTGGGTCTGTCAGGCTGAGTGGTTCGCTCTCTGCACTGCTGAGGGCAAGCGAGGTACTAGCAGGCCGGCTGTGCTGCTCTCAggggccctgcctctgccccggCCGGTGGGTCCCAGGCCCTCAGGGTCCTGAAGATGTGGTGGCCTCCAGGGTCACCAGTCAGGCTGGGACTGGCGGCCGTGCATTCCAGGCGGGAGACTGGTTTcctcctgggcagggctgggcacacAGAGGTCACGTGGCCTGAGCCATTGGCCTCAGCGTCCTTGTCTGTGATGTGGGGCCCGCGAGGCCTGCGTCCTGGGTATTGGGGAGAGTCAGGTCCTGGCCCACAGTGCTGGCTTCTCCAGGGGGGACGGGAGGGATAATGGTAGAGAACAGGTGGAGGGCTGGAGGGCGGTGCTGGAGGCGGGGACAGTGGATGCCCCGATGCACCCACCTGGCTGGCCTTCCTGGGTGCTCCCACTTTGCATGGAGAAACTGATGTTGGCAGTTGAAGCGACCAAAGCCTCGTGCACAGATCTCACTGTCCTGTGAAGTGAAATTTTCGTCTGAGGGAACAGAGAGAAGGGCCACAGGGGCAGGTGGCTTCTGGGGGATCTGAAGGTGGTGAGGTGGGGGCCTGTCCTTGTCTCCGTAACGCCCGATGGGGCTCCCCGGGGTGGGTGTTggcggcagcccctcctgcaTGGAGCCCTGGGTCCCTGGAATGCGGAGCTGGGAGCAGTGGAGCTGTCCTCGCCACCAGCTCTGGGTGTGGGATTGGGGTTCAGATGCTGAGTTCAGATCACTGGGGCTGCAGGACAGTGGCCCACCAGGGGCAGGGCGTCCCACTGGCCAGTGCACCCGAACTCGGGCCATGTCTGACCACGTTGTGCGTTTTTGTTGCACGTTCTGTGTTTGACAGGGTTGGAGTCGGGGAGTGTCTACTCCGTGTTCATTTTTTCACCCAGAAGTTGTCTACAGAGACTCCCACCTACAGCCGTCCCACCCTGCGGCGCTGCCACCGGCACATGGGGCCCCACATTTTTGCCGCACATCTGCTGCTCCTGCCCCCCTGCTCCCCGCCCAGAGCTGAGCAGTCGTGTGGTCTCAGCACCCAGCTTTGAGCAAATGAAAGTCACGCTGTCGCGGTGCTTTTTGTGCAGGGTGTTTGTTTTGGAATGATGTTCCATTTACAGGAAGGTTGCAGGCTGAGGCCCACGAGTCAGAGTTAAGATGGAACAGTGCTCTGTGACTGTTACCCACCCTCCAGGCTTCAGGTCCCTTGCTGCCCTGGGTCCCATCCGCGGCCCCAGTTTTCCATGACGTGACAGTTGAGGAGGGTTGCTCAGGTGTTTTGTGGACTGTCCCTGATttgggatttgttgaatgtgtttTCTCGTGTTTAGACAGGGTTTGTGGGTTTTTGGAAAGAAGAGCCCGGAGATGAGGTGGCTCTCTGGTCACCTCAGATTGGAGGTGCCTGATGCCCCCGTGACGTCATGGGGGTGTCAGCCTGGCCACTGGGAGCTCCCCAGCGCCCCCGCCCGCCTGTTGTTTGAGCCGGCCCTTCCTTTCTGGCACCGCCAGCTACTCCAGCTTCACTTCATCCTGTGTCTCTGCCTCAGCCTGGAATCACCGAGTTCTCGGGCGCTGGTTCATTTCACCAGAGAGCAGGGTTTGGAAACCAGGCCTGGGGCTGCGGGGGTGGGTGCTGCTGCTGGGGGTCTTGTTGCCTGTGGTCCTCTCTGTAGACAGAGCTTGATAACATACGCACATGTGCTGACCTAGGAGTACACGGGTGTGTGCCAGCCCACGCGTGCACGTGTTTTCCCGCCTGTGTCCACAGTGCGTACATAGGTGCACACACACCTGCCTGCACATGCTGTCTAGTTGCCAGTATCTGTCAGTAAACTCGACTTTGCTCTGGTATCTGAACTCTGATCCTGCTACCAGGAGCTTGCTGGGCCTGTGTCCCAAGTGTCTGGGTCTGTGGGTTGATGTTCTGCAGCAAGGAGGGGAGGTGGTTCC
Coding sequences within:
- the B3GALT6 gene encoding beta-1,3-galactosyltransferase 6, encoding MKLLRLAWRHRTALGLGGLALGGAALLYLARCAAPAAPAAPAAPAHATAFLAVLVASAPRAAERRSVVRSTWLGARRGGPGDVWARFVVGTGGLGAEERRALEREQEQHGDLLLLPALRDAYENLTAKVLAMLAWLDEHVAFEFVLKADDDSFARLDALLAELRVREPARRRRLYWGFFSGRGRVRPGGRWREAAWQLCDYYLPYALGGGYVLSADLVHYLRLSREYLRAWHSEDVSLGAWLAPVDVQREHDPRFDTEYKSRGCSNQYLVTHKQSLEDMLEKHQTLAREGRLCKREVQLRLSYVYDWSAPPSQCCQRKEGIP